A genome region from Clostridia bacterium includes the following:
- a CDS encoding DedA family protein, whose product MEALILDFINYVLERNVFLVYVIFFISSVLQLVFPPFPSDVVLVFEGYITTISNSFGFVPVLLNAMTGTFVGSLIVYEFGLRKGSAVFNYKIIKRYIDEKHRKRTERIFEKYGSFAIIVSKFVPGVNAIMLLSSGIFKMKARIVYPSIFVSVLIHHILVLMLGRFLGNNLGYVKDILKTYNGVVIILIAIAVLCAGIYLLVKRKKVKG is encoded by the coding sequence ATGGAAGCACTGATATTGGATTTTATAAATTATGTATTGGAAAGAAATGTTTTTCTGGTTTATGTGATATTTTTTATTTCATCAGTATTACAGCTAGTGTTCCCGCCATTCCCCTCTGATGTTGTGCTTGTCTTTGAAGGATATATAACTACAATAAGTAATTCTTTCGGTTTTGTTCCGGTTCTTTTGAATGCAATGACCGGTACTTTCGTAGGCTCACTGATTGTTTATGAATTCGGGCTTCGTAAAGGAAGTGCTGTTTTTAACTATAAGATAATAAAGAGATATATAGATGAAAAGCATAGAAAGCGTACAGAAAGAATTTTTGAAAAATACGGGTCATTCGCAATCATAGTAAGCAAATTTGTTCCGGGTGTAAACGCAATAATGCTTCTTTCTTCCGGGATTTTCAAAATGAAGGCGCGGATTGTCTATCCTTCCATTTTCGTTTCCGTATTGATACATCATATTCTGGTACTTATGCTTGGACGCTTCCTTGGGAATAATCTGGGATATGTAAAGGATATTTTAAAAACATATAATGGAGTTGTGATTATTCTTATAGCTATAGCTGTCTTGTGTGCAGGAATTTATTTATTAGTAAAAAGGAAAAAAGTAAAAGGTTGA